The DNA sequence TAAATAACATCCTTTCTTTatcatattgtttatttctagacatcaaaacgcaaataaaaatgaacattttactAAACCTCCACATCGCTTTTAATACCGAAatacctaaaatatataatcacAGTTTTTAAGCGTGTGAAAAATCTCTACTGGGTCCTCGGAACTCATCTAAAATATAACTTCGGTAATAAGCAAGCTTCATGGAAGCAATagtttattctgaaaaaaaaaatccgatatAAACTTGTACTGTACAGAATCGgtgtgtaaaaataacaataggcttttataaatactatctACAGTTCAACAAgaaagatttaaattataatttgtatttgtagcCGGTAGCAGCTGGCAGTGGTATTCCCCAAGTGAAATGTTACCTCAACGGTTTGAAAGTACCGCGCGTGGTGCGGTTCAAGACGCTGGTGGTGAAAACTGTTGGAGTCATCACTGCTGTGGTCGGCGGACTTGCAGGTGGAAAGGTTAGCTTGTTCTTTTATGTTCACTAATaatcaaaactaataaaaatatccgATTCTAAGCACGAGGTACATGTTCGACATGCAGAAAAGGGACCAATGTGGCTTTCAATTCTCTATGTACTTTTTAAGTATTCTAGGACACCACTAGCGGTAAAGGAAAAATCCTTTTGAGGAAacctagattccaaatattggatcAAAAATCGCCAACCCGGAGTGAGCTCTACTCTACTCCCTTATACGTGAAAATGCCCAGAAGTTGgtatagtattaaaaataaattaagcctTGCCTAAGTTTGAAAGGTATCGAAGTTTGAAAGGCGTCAATCgctcgacaaaaaaaaataaaacctctttctgTTGTACAAGAACAGTAGGCAAACAAGTTGCATTCCaaactttttgtaaaaactttttcataattCGTAGGAAGGCCCGATGATCCACAGCGGAGCGGTAGTAGCAGCCGGTATATCTCAGGGCAAGAGCACGACTTTCAACAAGGACTTCAAGGTATTCCAGTACTTCCGCGAGGACCATGAGAAGCGGGACTTCGTGTCCGCCGGCGCTGCTGCCGGCGTGTCAGCCGCTTTTGGTGCTCCTATAGGTAAATGATGATGAATATCATCCGTATTCAGGAAGACATTGAGTTAAAAGTTGCATTCGAGATAAACACGACTGTATAATCCCATTTTATTAACCCCTGACGCTAAAAAAGGGGTATTTTAAGTTTGACCGCTATGTGCGTGTGTTTGATATCGTAGCTCCTAAACATGTTTACCGATTTTGATGCAGTTTGATTTGACAGGTTTAAAAAAGTGTTGTTTACTGTTGTTGacatagatatattatttgCTAGCACTGGCAAATGTCACTTGACAAAGAGTCTTGGTAGGTAATTTGGCAGTTTGCTTTCGGGCTGACTAGCTCCTACgaataaaaatctgtaaaacAGATTCCCAAATTCTTAGTTAACCGCAACCGTATTGTGTCTAACTTTTCACATAGAAAAACGAACGTTACTCCTTTGTAGAAAAGCTGATATTAGCTTGACTATTCCTTTTACTAATTAACTAACTTTCCTAGGTGGAGTACTGTTCTCTTTAGAGGAAGGCACGAGTTTCTGGAACCAAGCTCTTACGTGGCGGACATTCTTCGGCACTGTCGTGTCGACGTTTACGTTGAATTGTGCCTTATCTGCGTACCACGGAAGGCCGGGAGAACTGAGTTATCcaggtaaataaaaactaaattttttaaagaattcaCTACACATTCAATTAAGtttcaactataaaatattgtgaatatattcGTCTTCAAATGGCAAAAcgatatctttattattttctatggTTACAGGTCTCCTGAACTTGGGTAAGATGGAACCCTTCCCGTTTCAATTTTATGAATTACCAGTGTTCATGTTTTTCGGCGCCGTCGGAGGACTATTAGGCGCGCTGTGGAACCATATCAACTATAGATTAACTGTATTTAGGATCAAGTAAGTACATGTAGAACACTCAATATATCACTTTACAACTGACGTAAAAAAAGTGGAAGTCCTCAATTTCTGTGTTTTTATGTTGGTAACCTTAGAACTTTGGATGGTGTGAAAAGTATTTAACGTTTTTCATTTGATGTCAAATAGCTGTCATACGGTCCCATATATTTAATCATAAGTTcggttagtttttatttgaaggccgctatataattttattcttaaaataattttattaagtaccgTTTCGGGACCCCAATGAAAGCCAACGTTCATATTGATATAAATCTTCCGTGCTAAGTGTTTTAGGTAAAATAACAAGCCTAGAATgttaaaaattgataatttctTAATGTAAATGTTATCATCAGGTACATAGGATCTCCTTGGTTGCGAGTGGTTGAGGCGTGTCTAGTGGCCGCAGCTAGCGCCACCTGTGGCTTTCTCATGATGTTCCTGTTGAACGACTGTCGACCACTAGGAGAAGACCCTACGAAGGTTCCTCTACAGGTATGTTAAGTACTAGTGCATGAAGAATGCAACGCATTGCTATGCATATTGCACTGATACCAAAATGTTTATGACGTGTCTCGGTTTACGTTTAGACAGTAAGtgccaaattataaaaaaggtatattaagtcctaaatttaatttactattctGTTTTTTAAATTCCGACGCAAAATGTTTGGTGAATTGGTGGTGGGGGGATGGTCTTTGCAGTTCTCCTAAATATGATTTGTCATGTGGGTTATCGTAGGGATATTATAAATTTAGGATAAATACTAATCCAgctaattattatcattttggctaaaattataatttatttcccaGTTATTCTGCGCTGACGGCGAATACAATGCTTTAGCGGCGATCTGGTTCCAAACACCTGAAGCGTCCGTCCGGTCCTTCCTACACGACCCTATAGGGTCCTACAAGCCGTGGTCGCTACTAGCGTTCGTCATCAGCTACTTCCTGCTGTCATCCTGGACATTCGGCCTCTCTGTGTCCAGTGGACTGTTCATACCGAATTTGTTGACCGGGGCCGCCTGGGGCAGGCTGTTGGCTATTATGATACAGTATATGCTGCCGTCTAATGTGAGtattatgtagtattttttaccacgtttttataaacttaccTTCCTGTTTGTTGGTTTATCGTTCCGattagatttttgcaactcaattttgaggcacttcccgataagcaaGCATGCTTgaatttcagggtagcttcgaaACCCGataacaatgtaatttaaaactatacaaaattgataaaattttactttttttaaaaacgtgggtatttcgattttttatttttttgtttgttttgtttttactattgCAACGATactaaagctataaatattgcTGAACTTGGCAGGATTAACAGCCAGTGTTAAGTGCGCAATAATGATGCCCACATTTCggaaatattaacaaaattctgCCATATGTAATCAGCCTATAGATTCCTCGTATCAGTTTTCTTATAGTGAAGCTTTTGCATTGTTAATATATAGTAGAAATTATCATTGACCTCTACCAGACGATTAACCCAGCGAAGTACGCGCTGGTGGGCGCGGCGGCGCAGCTGGGCGGCGTGGTCCGCATGACCATCTCCCTGACTGTCATCATCATAGAGACCACCGGACAGATCTCCAACGCTCTGCCCATCATCATCACCCTGGTCGTCGCTAAGTGGGTCGGAGACTTCTTTAATGAGGTACTTATATTTTAGAATTGTACATTgattgcaaaattttatttgtcatttatattcttatatcattacttatatcttggATCGAAGATGTATCTCATAATACAATGAACAGAACTATCAATCATGAATCAATCATACCGGGCCTTAACCGTATACGTAATTAATGCTAGAAATACCAACTTTTCCTTTGGCCTTTACGTTCGGTCGAGTGAACCTTGAACAGCTACATCAAGCAATAAAACACCAATTCTAGACACTAGAAACGTCCCCATTACCGCGGGTTACCTTTTTACGCCAGCTTACTTCTAGTACAGGAGCCACCAAGACTAACAATCAGATTTAAATTCTTCAAATATGTTCCATGAGAGAAAAAGCCCTCATATTTACCTTGCCCTACAAAAAATCACCCATACTATTACCTTCTCAGGGAATATACGACATCCACATCCAGTTGGCCGCAGTCCCGCTCCTACCGTGGGAGCCGCCGCCGCTGGCGCACAATATCTACGCGTCCGAAGTGATGTCGCATCCAGTGTTCACGCTACGAAC is a window from the Trichoplusia ni isolate ovarian cell line Hi5 chromosome 3, tn1, whole genome shotgun sequence genome containing:
- the LOC113492039 gene encoding H(+)/Cl(-) exchange transporter 7, yielding MSHSSTSGLDGTVSSISNVETTSDTAQLINTEDASTSNYTQLNKSVNFEDSDDEEFHGSHGVRRRQAQQKIEPGSMNVLSAKYESLDYDTCENHLLLDEERKRGYPFVVWKDIARWFIILLIGIATALIAFTIDICIEEFSKIKYRELKKSVDKYVVQDRLYIPYLLWVLSNICIVFIGSMLVAYVEPVAAGSGIPQVKCYLNGLKVPRVVRFKTLVVKTVGVITAVVGGLAGGKEGPMIHSGAVVAAGISQGKSTTFNKDFKVFQYFREDHEKRDFVSAGAAAGVSAAFGAPIGGVLFSLEEGTSFWNQALTWRTFFGTVVSTFTLNCALSAYHGRPGELSYPGLLNLGKMEPFPFQFYELPVFMFFGAVGGLLGALWNHINYRLTVFRIKYIGSPWLRVVEACLVAAASATCGFLMMFLLNDCRPLGEDPTKVPLQLFCADGEYNALAAIWFQTPEASVRSFLHDPIGSYKPWSLLAFVISYFLLSSWTFGLSVSSGLFIPNLLTGAAWGRLLAIMIQYMLPSNTINPAKYALVGAAAQLGGVVRMTISLTVIIIETTGQISNALPIIITLVVAKWVGDFFNEGIYDIHIQLAAVPLLPWEPPPLAHNIYASEVMSHPVFTLRTVENVGHIVELLKLVSYNGFPVVDPPLADDVEVTTYKRLRGLILRSQLIVLIQNKIYNENANTTWSNFNVDMNMFRKEYPRFPSIDELNLADWEKTCTIDLRPFMNPSPYTLPHRASLPRMFRLFRALGLRHLPIVNDVNEVVGMVTRKDIARYRVWRHRGHMGMEELILSSEI